Proteins from a single region of Takifugu rubripes chromosome 4, fTakRub1.2, whole genome shotgun sequence:
- the LOC115249673 gene encoding cadherin-1-like: MGVAGVRIWVFLFVAYQVSTLVTPEEQTCVPGFDQDNVIFKMTSKNLRSHARLGKVNFDDCTMRRRFTFWSSDSRVRVQTDGTLTVKRPITLHEGHLDFLIDIRDSQGHKHTLPVRLLHQSLESEVNNSEGAMEAPVPVLYFQRSGGGLRRRKRDWVIPPSRLLRIREDPTHLKSLRSVQNQDKLKKISTASLVQELISLLQTCSPWTETQDLCLSHNSWTERNKPTTRWWVHWGRECPHSRFGLGLAVPHGRRPQPPGARDQAPAPGLAPGWGPGNPPGWVRGFSLFCCMLELRRSSGSRWDPPRVS; the protein is encoded by the exons ATGGGGGTCGCTGGAGTCCGAATTTGGGTCTTTTTATTCGTCGCTTATCAG GTATCGACGTTGGTGACGCCAGAGGAGCAAACATGTGTCCCTGGATTTGACCAAGATAACGTGATTTTCAAAATGACCAGTAAGAACCTGAGGTCACATGCAAGATTGGGCAAAG TGAACTTTGACGACTGCACCATGCGGAGACGGTTTACCTTTTGGAGTAGCGACAGTCGTGTCAGGGTACAGACAGACGGCACTCTGACG gtAAAGCGACCAATTACGTTGCATGAAGGACACCTGGACTTTCTTATCGATATCAGGGATTCCCAAGGTCACAAACATACCCtccctgtcaggctgctgcaccAAAGCCTTGAAAGTGAGGTGAACAAcagtgag GGTGCAATGGAAGCCCCGGTGCCTGTCCTGTATTTCCAGAGGTCTGGTGGAGGTctaaggaggagaaagagagactggGTGATTCCTCCATCCAGGTTGCTGAGAATACGAGAGGACCCTACCCACTTGAAATCTCTAAG ATCCGTTCAAAACCAAGACAAACTGAAGAAGATTTCTACAGCAtcactggtccaggagctgatcagcctcctacAAACCTGTTCACCATGGACAGAGACTCAGGATCTCTGTTTGTCACACAACAGCTGGACCGAGAGGAACAAGCCAACTACACG gtggtgggtccactggggacgggagtgtccacatagccGGTTCGGGCTGGGCCTAGCCGtgccccatggacgtaggccccagccaccaggcgctcgtgatcaagccccagccccaggcctggctccagggtggggccccggtaaccctccagGCTGGGTACGTGGCTTCTCCCTCTTTTGTTGCATGCTAGAGCTccggcggagctccgggagcagATGGGATCCGCccagggtatcttaa